Below is a window of Dehalococcoidales bacterium DNA.
CTGGCTTCGGCTAGTCTCTGAGAATCTTCAATGGCCTTTTCCTTAGCAAACCAGGCTTCCTTTCTCGCCTTTTCCCGGGCCAGTCTTTCAGCTTCTTTTGCTATCTGTTTGTCTTTCTGATTTGATCCCATTACAGAATCCTCCTTATTGGCAGCGATGCTGATGAGGATAGTTAACACTCTGTTTGGGGAGCATACATAGGCCGGCTAGCCGGCCTATGTATGCCATTAAAGTTAACTGGATTTATTGAATATTTCTGGATTTGCGATAGCAGTCGCTGCAGTAAACGGGTCTGTCTTGACGGGGTTCAAAGGGAACTTCGGTGTCCTTACCGCACTCGGCACAGGTTGCCGGGAACATCTGGCGTCGTGATCCATAGCTGGATCCATAGCCACTGCTTCCGTTACGCTCTGACTTCCTGGCCTGACGACACGGCAGACAACGCTTGGGTTCGTTGGTATAGCCTCGGGAAGCAAAGAGTTCCTGTTCGTCAGCACTGAAGGTGAAGGTGGTTCCACAGTCGGAACATCGGATCGACTTGTCCTGAAAAC
It encodes the following:
- a CDS encoding zinc-ribbon domain containing protein yields the protein MSFQDKSIRCSDCGTTFTFSADEQELFASRGYTNEPKRCLPCRQARKSERNGSSGYGSSYGSRRQMFPATCAECGKDTEVPFEPRQDRPVYCSDCYRKSRNIQ